The stretch of DNA CGCCATTCTGGTGCCCTGTGGCGACCCCGGCCATACCCCGCCCCAACTGCTGGTGCCGATGCTGGAAAAACAGGCGGCTCAGTTGAAAAAATACCATGCCAATGTACAGTGGTGGATGTCGCCCCAGGGGTTCGATGAGAAGCGGCTCGCTACCTTCAAAGCCCTGATTGAGCAAAACCCGCCCTGGCTGACAGGACTGGCTTATGGCCCCTGGATGCGGCTGTCGCTGCCCGATTTTCGGAAGTGGACGCCCGCCCGTTACCCCATCCGGCAATACCCCGATATTACGCACTCGCACCGCTGCCAGTATCCCGTGCCCGACTGGGACTATGCCTACGTGCTGACGCAGCACCGCGAACCCATCAACCCGCGCCCGCAGGATATGGCAGCCATTTATCGCTATTCCGCCCCGCACACCATCGGCTACATCACGTATTCGGAAGGCTGCAACGACGATGTGAACAAAGCCATCTGGAGTGCGCTCGGCTGGGATCCAAACCAGCCCGTTGACCAGATTCTGCGCGAATACAGCCGCTACTTTATTGGCCCCGCCGTAGCCGACCGTTTTGCCAGCGGATTACAGCGTCTGGAACAAAACTGGCGCGGCTCCGTTCGGACCAACACCGGGATTGATAGTACGCTGGCTCTTTTTCAGCAAGTAGAACAGCAGGCCGGGCCGCATTTATTGCAAAACTGGCGATTTCAGCAGGCTCTGTTTCGGGCGTATTATGATGCTTATGTCCGGCAGCGGGTTTTGCACGAACAGCACCTCGAAACCGATGCACTGGCAATGCTGACAAATGCACCCGTATTAGGGTCGGCGGGGGCCATGCAACGGGCTGTTGAGCGGCTGGCAGAGGCCGAAACACAACCGGTAGCGTTACCGCTGAAAATGCGGGTATTGGAGTTAGGCGAAGCGTTGTTCCAAACCATAAACATGCAGTTGTACATGAAACGCCACGCGGCTGTACGCTCCGACGGGGCCACGCTCGAACGGCTGAATACGCCCCTCAACAACCGTTCGTATGTGCTCCAACGTTTTAGTTCAATTGCTACGTTGACTACTGAAAACGAACGACTTGTGCAGCTCCGGGCGTTGCAGGCCGAACTACAGCCGCATGAAAATCAGCCCGGCGTACTGTATGACGATCTCGGCAATCCGGCCCGGCAACCGCATCTGGTAAAAGCCGACACGTACAAAAATGATCCCGATTTTTTGAAAACGCCATTGACCATTAACGAGCAGCGGGCACCCGGTTCACTACGTTACCCGCTATCGTGGTACAGTCATGTCATGGGCCTCTACGACCAACCCATTCGGCTGCATTACGACGGTCTCGACCCGGCGGCCCGCTACAAAGTACGGGTTGTATATGCCAGTGGCCCGGTGCGCATGGTGGCGAATCAGAACACAGAAATCCATCCACTGCAAAAAAAAGAATTTACATTGCTGGAGTACGACTTGCCCGCCGAAACTACCCGCACGGGTACGCTCGATCTCTCGTGGACGGGTACGCCCCGTGCGGGCGAGTCGGGTCGGGGGAATCAGGTGAGTGAGGTATGGTTGATAAAGCAGTGAAAAGATGTCTATGACGACGCACGACGAATTCGTACCAGCAGGCTCCATTCCGCTGGGGGTTTACGAATGCCCGGTGCCGTACAAGCGGCTACTGACCCCGGTTATGCTGGCGCACCTGAGCGCGACGTGCCGGATCAAGTACCACAAAGACACCTCCTGTAATACGGCGGACGTAGCAGCCAAATTAGTCGTTGTACCCCGCCCGGACTTTGGCTTTTTCGACGCGCATCTGCCCAATGCCGTGGCATCGTTGCGGCTGGGAGCCAGTGGGTTATCGCCCATCGCGGCCAATTACTTTCCGGAAGTTGTGGCCTGGTTGTGTCAGCACGTTCACGACCCGGCTGAACAGGAAACCGTCGATTGGCTACAGGCTGAACTAACCCGCATCAACGCCCTGATTCATGAACAGTACCCGACCAGTGCCAAACAGTTTTTGCGGAACCGGGGCTTACCCATAACCACCGTTTGCCGAACGGCGTCGAGTACGTTGCCTGCCAAACATCACACCGCCCTCAGCGCATTACACCGTAACGTGGCCGAGTGGCACGAACGGCTGAACCTGAATTAACACACGCAACGCCAATGCAACCGAATCTGCCCGCATCTTCCACCGATCTACCCGGAACACTCCGGCAGCCATCAGTCGCTACCCTGGGTCGGTTTCGCTGGCGGATTGGGGCACTGATTGCCTTCGCCAATACCATCAATTACATCGACCGGCAGGTGCTGGGGCTGCTTGCACCCGACCTGCAACGGCAGTTTGGCTGGTCGGAGGTGGAGTACGGTTATATTGTCACGGCGTTTCAGGGGGCGTTTGCGGTGGGGTATCTGCTGTTCGGCTGGTTTATCGACCGTTACGGCACTAAAATCGGCTATGCTTTGGCCTTGACACTCTGGAGTCTGGCCGCTATGGGTCACGGGTGGGCGCGGTCGGTAGTTCAGTTCGGGCTGGCGCGGGCGGTGCTGGGGTTGGGCGAAGGCGGCAATACTCCGGCGGCCATCAAAGCGTTCTCCGAATATTTCCCGAAGCGGGAGCGGGCGTTCATTACGGGAATTTTTACGGCGGGGTCGAGTCTGGGGGCGGTGCTGGCCCCAATAGTGGTGCCGTTGCTGGCCGTTACGTTCGGCTGGCCAATGGCTTTCTTCGTAACGGGCGGGCTGGGGCTACTGTGGCTCATCGGCTGGTGGGCCTGGTACGAACGACCCGAAGCTCAAAAACGGCTGTCGGCAAGCGAACTGGCGTACATCCGCAGCGATGGCGACGTAGCGACTGGCCCCGCACCGACCTGGGCAAGTTTGCTTCGTTATCGGGCCACCTGGGCATTTGTGCTGGCCAAGTTTCTGACCGATCCCATTTTCTGGTTTTACCTCTACTGGCTCCCCAAATTCTTACAGAAACAATATGGCCTGAACATCACCGCATCCATTGGTCCACTGGTGTTCATCTACAGCGTTGTAGCCATCGGTGGCACGGTTGGTGGCTGGCTGTCGTCGCGGCTGTTGCAGCGCGGCTGGTCGGTGAACCGAAGCCGAAAATCCGTTATGCTCGCGTCGGCCCTGCTGATTACGCCCATTATTGGTGCGGCCTTCACGCAAAACCTGTGGCTGGCCGTTTGCCTGATTGCCCTGGCCGCAGCGGCTCACCAAAGCTGGTCGGCGGTGCTGTTCACGACCGTTTCCGACCAGTTTCCGCAGCAGGCCGTCGCGTCGGTGGTGGGTATTGGCGGCATGGCCGGGGCAGCAGGCGGTATGCTCATCGCCACCGCTACCGGCTACCTGCTCGATGCCACGGGTAGCTACCTGCTCATCTTCGCCGTAGCCGCGTCGATTTATCTCGTCGCGCTGGGGCTATTTCAATGGTTAGTACCAACACTAAAAGGCAACATTCAAGGACTATGACTCATTCCGAACTGCTTAAGCTCAAACGCTGGAACACGCCTACCGTTTATAACGGCTGGGAGCAAATTACCCGCCACGACACAACACGGGGCCATTTTAACCTCGACGAAACCCGCGACTACATGCCGCAGATGGGGCCGATGGTTGGCTACGCCGTAACAGTCGTGTGCGAACCGAGTAACCCGAAACACCTGCGCGAGAACCCCGACAACCTGCGGGCTTACCGCGAGTACATCGCCAGTGTGCCCGGCCCCAAAATCGTGGTCGTGCAGGATTTAGATAACCCGCACATCGGCTCGTACTGGGGCGAGGTCAACGCCAATATCCACCGGAGTCTGGGTTGCGTAGGCACCATCACCCACGGGGCCATCCGCGACGTGGACGAGATGACCAATGCCGGCTTTAAAGCCCTTGCCAAACGGATGTGCGTAGGCCATGCGTTTAGCTGGCCCGTGCGCTGGGGCGTCGAGGTCGAGGTGTTCGGTTGCCCGGTGAAGCCCGGCGATCTGATTCATGCCGATAAACATGGTTTCTTAGTGATTCCGCCTGAAGATCAGGACCGGATTTACGAAGCCAGTTGCTTTATGGATGCCAACGAGTGCAACACGGTCATTGCAGCCGCCCGCGACGTAGCCGGACGACCCATGCCCGAGGTGCTGGCTGCCATGAATCAGGCTGGGGCCGATTTTGGCAAAGCCGCGCTGGAGAAATTTGGTCGAAAAGGTGAGTGGTGAATAAATCGCGTATTCGGCAAAACATTTTTTACCGTATACGCGATTCTGGCAAACATTTCGCTACCTTACTAACGTTATCGCAATAGAATACAACCCGATAGCGGAGGAGATAACGAATGGAAACAACAGGACACCAACCGGAAGAAGAAAGAAACGGAATAACCCCCATCGGCCACACAAAACCGGTTATTCAGAATGACAGAGCCACTGTACGGCTACCCATGCTGCTGGGCATTGCGCTGGCGGGTGGTATGCTTGTTGGTGCCACGTTTTTCGGCGGTACGAAAAGCCTGAATACGATTGGTAAAGGCTACACCAAGTACCGTGAAATTCTGCAGCTTATCGAAAACAACTACGTCGATACGGTCAATACAGAGGAATTGGTCGACTATTCGATTGAGAAGATGTTGCTCAAACTCGACCCGCATACGTCGTATATGAATCCGCAGGATGCTATTGCGGCCCGGTCGCAGTTAGAAGGCGGCTTCGATGGCATTGGCGTTGAATTTAACATCTACAAAGACACTGTCTATGTGGTAACGCCGTTAGCTGGCGGACCATCAGAAACGGCTGGTATTCAGAGTGGTGATAAAATCATCAAGGTCGATGAAACACCACTGGCAGGCGGCAAAGTCGATAACAGCAAAGTGTTTAAAACCCTGCGCGGTAAACGCGGCACAGAAGTAAGATTGACCATTCTACGCAAAGGATCGACCGAACCCAAAGTGTTCGCTATTACGCGCGACCGTATCCCGACCTATTCGGTCGATGCCGCTTACATGGTTGATGGGCAAACGGGTTATATTAAAGTTAACCGATTCTCTGAAACTACCTACGACGAGTTCAAGACCGCGCTGACCTCGCTCAAACAGCAGGGTATGAAGCAGTTGCTACTCGATTTGCGGAATAACCCCGGCGGCTACATGGACCGTGCCACCAACATGGCCGACGAGTTTATTTCGGGCAATAAACTGCTGGTTTATACCGACGGCAAAGACAATCGCTACGACCGACAGACGTTTGCCAAACTGCCGGGTCAGTTTGAAGATGGTCCGCTCGTGGTACTGATCGATGAAGGTAGCGCGTCGGCGTCGGAGATTGTGGCGGGTGCGTTGCAAGACCACGACCGCGCCCTGATTGCTGGTCGGCGGTCGTTTGGCAAAGGATTGGTTCAGATGCCCGTACAACTGTCCGATGGTTCGGAACTGCGGCTGACCATTTCCCGCTATTTCACGCCCAGCGGTCGCAGCATTCAGAAACCGTATGTGATGGGGCAGGAGGGCGACTACGAAAAAGAACTCGAACAACGCTCGAAACGGGGTGAGTACTACGTGGCCGATTCAATCAAAAATGATCCGAAGCTGAAATTTAAAACCGACGCCGGGCGTGTGGTATACGGCGGGGGAGGCATTACGCCCGACTATTTTATTCCGCGCGATTCGACCTGGCAAACGGCGTATTTGGTGCAGTTATATGGCAAGAATATCATCCGTGAATTCGCCATGGAATTCGCCAACGATAATCGGAAGAAGTTGGAGAAGATGCCTTTCGCTGAGTTCGACCGCTCGGTAGTTATCGGCGACGATCAACTGGCTCGGTTGGTGAAAGAGGCTACTGCTGAGGGGATTAAGTTTAACGAGAAAGAATACAATCGCTCGAAAAACTACATCCGTACTCAGATTAAAGCATTGGTGGCCCGCAATATTTATCAAAAAGCTAACAAGGCCGGGCAGAACAATGAGTTTTTCAAAGTGGTCGGGGAGTCTGACGACACGTATCAAAAAGCACTCAAACTCTTCGACCGCGCCGACAAACTCGCCCACGGAGCAGTGAGTTACAATAAATAGGGTTGTAAGGGGCAGGGTGTAGGGTTGGAAAGGCGTTTTGTTTGCTTACGCCCTTTCCAACCCTACTCCTTACAACCTTACCCCTTTTTCCCCTACTCCTTTTTCTTAAACTGATAGGTCAGCCCCAGCAGCGACTGGAACGCGCCGATTTTGAAATCTTTACGCGAGTAGGGAGCTAACTCAACAGCCGCCCGCAAACCCGGCACAAACGGCACCTGTACGCGAACGCCCACGTGCAGCGAATAACCTTCCAGAATGTCGCGGTTATCGATGCTGTTCAGGGCATTAAACCGAACGCCCAGACCGGTGTAGACGTTGTATTGCGTTTTGCGCGATACATTCACGAGCGGGCAAAGCGTAGTGGCAAGCGAACCGAACGTAGTGTTGGTTTGCAACCGCGTGTCGAGCCAGAATGCCCGGTTAGGATTTGTACTTACCGAGATAACGTTGTTGAATGGGTAGTAGGCCACAGAAGCCTGACCGAATGCCGACATAGAAAGGCCGATGAGTAAAACTGTCAATGCGTGTTTCATGGCCGCAAAACAACAACTTTCCGGTTATAAACAAGACGCATCGGCCAGAAAACGACCACCCGGTTTATACTACATCCGGGTTTCGGTTGATGTACATATATCGCGCAGGGTAATCAGGCGTTGGGGCAATTGCTCCTGCAAACCCGGCGTACTGAGCCGGAACGTTTGTTCCTGGGTTTGGTGACCGTCGGAAATAACGAGCGTATAGGCACCGTCGTTTATTTGGCTGAAGTCGAATTTTTGCCGGAAACGCAAATTACGTTTAGGCAGCACTTCAGTGAAAAGTTCACG from Spirosoma montaniterrae encodes:
- a CDS encoding T9SS type A sorting domain-containing protein — encoded protein: MKAGWNSGLKALLLGAALLASSWGVAQQAPYYEEKTFAVGTYAAKEPSKLWVNIERLKFAGPIRVAVYDAKGRELFTEVLPKRNLRFRQKFDFSQINDGAYTLVISDGHQTQEQTFRLSTPGLQEQLPQRLITLRDICTSTETRM
- a CDS encoding RraA family protein, which encodes MTHSELLKLKRWNTPTVYNGWEQITRHDTTRGHFNLDETRDYMPQMGPMVGYAVTVVCEPSNPKHLRENPDNLRAYREYIASVPGPKIVVVQDLDNPHIGSYWGEVNANIHRSLGCVGTITHGAIRDVDEMTNAGFKALAKRMCVGHAFSWPVRWGVEVEVFGCPVKPGDLIHADKHGFLVIPPEDQDRIYEASCFMDANECNTVIAAARDVAGRPMPEVLAAMNQAGADFGKAALEKFGRKGEW
- a CDS encoding dihydrodipicolinate synthase family protein — encoded protein: MTTHDEFVPAGSIPLGVYECPVPYKRLLTPVMLAHLSATCRIKYHKDTSCNTADVAAKLVVVPRPDFGFFDAHLPNAVASLRLGASGLSPIAANYFPEVVAWLCQHVHDPAEQETVDWLQAELTRINALIHEQYPTSAKQFLRNRGLPITTVCRTASSTLPAKHHTALSALHRNVAEWHERLNLN
- a CDS encoding MFS transporter — translated: MQPNLPASSTDLPGTLRQPSVATLGRFRWRIGALIAFANTINYIDRQVLGLLAPDLQRQFGWSEVEYGYIVTAFQGAFAVGYLLFGWFIDRYGTKIGYALALTLWSLAAMGHGWARSVVQFGLARAVLGLGEGGNTPAAIKAFSEYFPKRERAFITGIFTAGSSLGAVLAPIVVPLLAVTFGWPMAFFVTGGLGLLWLIGWWAWYERPEAQKRLSASELAYIRSDGDVATGPAPTWASLLRYRATWAFVLAKFLTDPIFWFYLYWLPKFLQKQYGLNITASIGPLVFIYSVVAIGGTVGGWLSSRLLQRGWSVNRSRKSVMLASALLITPIIGAAFTQNLWLAVCLIALAAAAHQSWSAVLFTTVSDQFPQQAVASVVGIGGMAGAAGGMLIATATGYLLDATGSYLLIFAVAASIYLVALGLFQWLVPTLKGNIQGL
- a CDS encoding S41 family peptidase; amino-acid sequence: MLLGIALAGGMLVGATFFGGTKSLNTIGKGYTKYREILQLIENNYVDTVNTEELVDYSIEKMLLKLDPHTSYMNPQDAIAARSQLEGGFDGIGVEFNIYKDTVYVVTPLAGGPSETAGIQSGDKIIKVDETPLAGGKVDNSKVFKTLRGKRGTEVRLTILRKGSTEPKVFAITRDRIPTYSVDAAYMVDGQTGYIKVNRFSETTYDEFKTALTSLKQQGMKQLLLDLRNNPGGYMDRATNMADEFISGNKLLVYTDGKDNRYDRQTFAKLPGQFEDGPLVVLIDEGSASASEIVAGALQDHDRALIAGRRSFGKGLVQMPVQLSDGSELRLTISRYFTPSGRSIQKPYVMGQEGDYEKELEQRSKRGEYYVADSIKNDPKLKFKTDAGRVVYGGGGITPDYFIPRDSTWQTAYLVQLYGKNIIREFAMEFANDNRKKLEKMPFAEFDRSVVIGDDQLARLVKEATAEGIKFNEKEYNRSKNYIRTQIKALVARNIYQKANKAGQNNEFFKVVGESDDTYQKALKLFDRADKLAHGAVSYNK